DNA from Pajaroellobacter abortibovis:
CGCCTCGAATTTCAAGCCCCACTCTTAGAAAAAACAGCGTCATTAGTCCTTCGCTGACAATAAAATGAAGCGTGAGCGGAGTCGTTTGAGGATTTCCAAGAATAAGCGGCGTATTCCAAAGCGAGGTGTACATCGCAGCAAAAGGGCTGTTGGCGCTAATGAGCGCAATACACGTAGCGATCAGAAGAATCACCCCACTCGCTTCTTCTTTTTTTGAAAAGCGGCGAATGAAGTCGATCAAAGCCATATCAGCCTTCTACACTCCGTGATCATGTTGCTCCAATCTACTGCATTCATTCGAAGCATGGGAAAAAAAGACCTGCAGGACTCCTCCTCTGTAATCATCTGTTCAACCTCAATGAAGAGCGTGGGGCGGAAAGAGTAGCAAAAAGGGTGCAATGAAAGCACATGACTCTAAGCAGCTGCCCCCATTCTTCATTAAGAGAAAGAAGAAGCAACACATTGAGATGCAGGAGAGAGATGCCACGCATAAGTCTATACGTAAACAAGCCTTTTAAAGACTTTAACTTAATATAGTCACAAGGATAAGAAATGTAGGAGAGGAAAGATGTTCTTTGTTCCATGTATAAAATGTTGAAACGCAAGTTCTCATTGAATGAGGTGGGTGGCTTCCTCCTCCGGCAGTAGACCAGCCAATTCTGAATGCCACCCCTTCAGAAAATCACGCGCCACACTGAATTCCACAAGCTCCATTCCAGGCCCTTCCAACACTTCCTTAAACCCTTCTGCAGCTCCCGCTTTATCCCCTGCGATCAGTTTATCCATGGCCATGTAAAAAGAAGCCTCCGCACGCTGAATAGGGGTGACTGCACTCGCTCCAAGCGCCTCAGCCTGAATACGTCCTGCACCGAATGCAGCGAGTCGGCCGATCCAGCTCTGTTGTTCCTCCAACACTAAATCGAACACACGATCTGCCACCCCATCGCTGGAGGTATTGAGACGCCGCTCCAATAGCCTAACCCATAAGGCATAGTAAACTAACATATCCACCTTGAGATCAAAAGAAAGAGCACGCCCCAATCCTTCCCTCCCCTCCGCAAGATTTCCATGGACAAGCGATCGGCTAATCTGAAGCGAAAGGGTTTCGGAAAGCTGATTTTTATCAGTAGGGGTAGCTTCCAAAGCTCGGTCTAATGCCTTCCGAGCGAGCTCCGCTTCTCCAAAGCGATCGAGAATACGACACAGCATTCTCTCCGCATCTGCCCGCACTTCATCTGAATTCCATTCACGCGCCTGCTTGGCCGCTTTCAAAGCTTTCACCAGCGGATCCCGCACCGCAGCAGCATCTCTCCCTTTTTCCACAGCCATATCACTCCTATAGAACAAGACATGGACCTGAAACATCGGGCTCTGAATTGCATCCTGCGCTTGCATCGCCTCATCTAACTTCGCGAGAGCCTGAGAAGAATACCCTTGATGCCACTCAATGCGAGCGAGAGGGAGAAGGGCTTCGGCTAATCTTTCCTTCTCCAAAGCTCGATAGAAACAAAATCGCGCTTCCTCCATTTGACCACTACGCAATTCAATCTTACCCATCATGATATGAATATGTTCAAGGCCCGGCTGAAGCGGGATAGGGGTGCCGAACTGCACCTGAGATTTTTTTTGAATCTCCTCTACAAAATCAAAAAAGGGTTGAGCAGATTGATAAACTGCGCGCGCGGATTGCTCCTCCTCTTCCAACTCCAATGCAAGCCCCATTGCACGCATAATCAAACCTAATGACCCCTCGATGAGATGGGATTCCGGATGGGCTTTGATTGCTTTCAACAAAATGGGGGCGGTGGCTTCACCTAAACCATAAGTCTGCAACGCAAGGGCAACAGCTTCTGCAGCCTCCGGTAAGGTAGGATCCAAACGATAGGCTTCTTTCATCAATTGGAAAAGAACCGCCATCAGCCAATCGCTCCCTATCCACTTATCCCATTGCCCCTCTCTAACCTCTAAAGCAGCTCGCAACAGTCGAGCCATATGGAGATACGCCGTAGCATCCTGTTTTATGGTAAGCGATTGAAGCGCTATCAAGAGCTCTCGGGGTAGGATTTCCGAGATCCTGGAACCCAACAGAGTCGAGATAGCACCGCTCGGGTCCCTATCATACAGGTAGATAGAAGCGAGAAGTGTAGCCCCCATCCTCAAGGCGCGCGTCCCTTCTTCCGCTTCACTGCGCGACAGCTCACCACGTGATAGCATTAGATGCGAATCTCGCAAAGCGAGAGCCTGTTCGACCCATGCTCTGACAGCGCGAACAGCCCCTTCCTTCGAATCAGCAGTCGGCCGCAAAAAATACCGTTGAACATAAAAGCGTGCAAGAACACTCGCTCGGCTGATCGGTCCTCCTGACATTGTTTGATCGAGCCAATCCTTTAAAATGATCAGGTGCTCTCGAGCAGAAGCCCGATCTGCAGAGGACCCCACCTGGGAGAGGAGTTCATAAAATGTCCACGCTCTCCCTTCATCCCCCGCTCGGGCCACCTCTTTGATGGCACTTCGAAGCACTTCGACGCCATAAGGGCCGAGCACATCGTGGGTCAACTCCCTTTGATCACTCATAAGGTTTACTAGATAAAGGACATCATAAAAGGCTCTCAACCCTTGTTCAGGCCGACGTTCTGCGAAGTGAAAGGCTGCACGGCGCATCTGCTCCGGAACAACTTGCACAAGGAGGGAGACATTCTCGTCCGCTCGAGGGTCGTTGAGCAGCAGTATGAAGAGTGCCTGAGATCGAGTACTTAGTCCTGTGCGCATCGATAAGGGGACAGACATCCTCATCGTCCCTGCCTTTTTTGGATCAGAAATCCCACCACCACTAGAAGATGTGTGTGCACATCCCCAGAGGAGCAGCACCACGCTCGCCCACACCCACTTCCTCTGATCACACATCACAACCTCTTTCTTCTTTCATGTTCCTCGACGCTGCTTGGATTTTCTTTTCACTTAACCAACGATAAGACACTCTTTCCAATCGATTACACTTATCAAAATTTAAAATGGCCACTTTTTATTTAATATAAGGAGACCTCCAAAAACCATGTAAAAAGCATAAGGTCCTGTGAATATTTGACACGATCCAACTTCTCTGATGGATCGTACTCGTTGAGGGCCCTTTTTCCATGTTTTTTCCTGCCCAAAGTCAGATCCACACGTTTCATCCCCTTCGATTCATTCTCCCCCTTCTACATCTCTTGCTCTTGGGGGCAATAGTTTCGGTCACGCATACAGTCAAGGCACAAGGAGGGAGGGAACCCCAAAAAACCATCACGCTCTGGCAGACTTTGGTATTCTCGAAAGAAGAGGGGACAGCTCCAGTCATCCCCCCTCCATCTGAACTGTTTCTCCTCCTCAAAGAGCTGGACTCTATTCTGTGCGAAGGGCTCAAGGAGCTTGGATTTACCCCTCTCGCATCCCCCGCTACAGAAGAGGAAATCGAGAACATCGAAGAACTCCAGAAAAGCAACCAACCTTCTGCAGCAACTCTATCCTCATTCGATCTGGCATCAGATGCATGGCTTATCAGCCCACGGGTCCAGATCATGGGGGCTGATCGGGCTCTTTTAACTTTACTTGTAGTCTCTTTCGATCAGAAGACGTGGAGGGCAGTATCCGAAGAAGTCACTTTATCCCACCTTTCAGTTCGAAGCCTTTATCTTCTCCGTCAACTGATCGCATGTACAGAGAACGACACTCCTGCCTACGCTGCAAGTCCACCTCACTTCACAACAAAACTGCCAACCTCCCTTGCACCTGGCCGTACGGCGCTCGCAGTCAATGGAAGTCTATTTGGAGCTTATGTGGCGCGGAGTCTACAAGGGGAAAGCCAGTCAATTGACCACCGGATTACATATCCATTGATGGCATTAGGAGTAGGGCTAGGACTGGGAGGTTCTCTTTTGATCGCAGAGGAATGGGACATTGGCGTTGGAGATGCGTGGTACCTATCTGCAGGAGCATGGTGGGGCGGGATATCAGGACTTCTACTCAGCCCTCACAAGCCAACCCATGCTTGGGGATTAGGGGGGAGCCTGATAGGACTCAGTCTGACAACAGGCGTACTCGCCTACTTCGGAAGAGTAGACGAAGGGGGGGCAACATTAACCCATTCAGGAGCCATGTTAGGCACGTTCTTAGGAG
Protein-coding regions in this window:
- a CDS encoding tetratricopeptide repeat protein, yielding MCDQRKWVWASVVLLLWGCAHTSSSGGGISDPKKAGTMRMSVPLSMRTGLSTRSQALFILLLNDPRADENVSLLVQVVPEQMRRAAFHFAERRPEQGLRAFYDVLYLVNLMSDQRELTHDVLGPYGVEVLRSAIKEVARAGDEGRAWTFYELLSQVGSSADRASAREHLIILKDWLDQTMSGGPISRASVLARFYVQRYFLRPTADSKEGAVRAVRAWVEQALALRDSHLMLSRGELSRSEAEEGTRALRMGATLLASIYLYDRDPSGAISTLLGSRISEILPRELLIALQSLTIKQDATAYLHMARLLRAALEVREGQWDKWIGSDWLMAVLFQLMKEAYRLDPTLPEAAEAVALALQTYGLGEATAPILLKAIKAHPESHLIEGSLGLIMRAMGLALELEEEEQSARAVYQSAQPFFDFVEEIQKKSQVQFGTPIPLQPGLEHIHIMMGKIELRSGQMEEARFCFYRALEKERLAEALLPLARIEWHQGYSSQALAKLDEAMQAQDAIQSPMFQVHVLFYRSDMAVEKGRDAAAVRDPLVKALKAAKQAREWNSDEVRADAERMLCRILDRFGEAELARKALDRALEATPTDKNQLSETLSLQISRSLVHGNLAEGREGLGRALSFDLKVDMLVYYALWVRLLERRLNTSSDGVADRVFDLVLEEQQSWIGRLAAFGAGRIQAEALGASAVTPIQRAEASFYMAMDKLIAGDKAGAAEGFKEVLEGPGMELVEFSVARDFLKGWHSELAGLLPEEEATHLIQ